Proteins from a genomic interval of Solidesulfovibrio sp.:
- a CDS encoding HprK-related kinase B — protein MQAFPATCQELVAAYRGGGSGRFSLRLRLGRTRLRLRGDDAGLMDALAGRYRDFVADGDGPADLEIALLEHGPVPFSLPFAVWEGADEAAKEEYVDLADGRVVRKRRTGLWLVFGPAGHFVLGPCRDHVDQVANYVNARAADRELAAGASLFHAAGVALGERGLALAGLAGAGKSTLALELTRRGADFVTNDRLLVGPAQAPGAGLAMTGVARPPRVNPGTLVFNDRLAGLLPEADRAAYARLPAEALRRLERKYDVPIGDCFGPGRFRLRAPLAALVVLRWRPGQGNMTARRTGLAESPELLPAFMKDVSVLFARGPRRARPEDYLTLLADCPVLLLEGGTDFDRAAGMCLELLAGPGA, from the coding sequence ATGCAGGCATTTCCGGCCACCTGCCAGGAACTCGTCGCCGCCTACCGTGGCGGCGGGTCGGGCCGCTTTTCCCTGCGGCTGCGCCTGGGGCGCACGCGCCTGCGCCTGCGCGGCGACGACGCCGGCCTCATGGACGCCCTGGCCGGCCGATACCGGGATTTCGTCGCGGACGGGGACGGCCCGGCCGATCTGGAGATCGCGCTGCTGGAGCACGGCCCCGTGCCCTTCTCGCTGCCTTTCGCCGTCTGGGAGGGCGCCGACGAGGCGGCCAAGGAGGAATACGTCGACCTGGCCGACGGGCGCGTGGTGCGCAAGCGCCGCACCGGGCTGTGGCTCGTTTTCGGGCCGGCCGGCCACTTCGTGCTCGGCCCCTGCCGCGACCACGTCGACCAGGTCGCCAACTACGTCAACGCCCGGGCGGCCGACCGGGAACTGGCCGCCGGCGCCAGCCTGTTCCATGCCGCCGGCGTGGCCCTGGGCGAACGGGGCCTGGCCCTGGCCGGCCTGGCCGGGGCGGGCAAATCCACCCTGGCCCTGGAACTGACGCGGCGCGGCGCGGACTTCGTCACCAACGACCGCCTGCTCGTCGGCCCGGCGCAGGCGCCCGGCGCGGGCCTGGCCATGACCGGCGTGGCCCGCCCGCCCCGGGTCAACCCGGGCACGCTCGTTTTCAACGACCGCCTGGCCGGGCTGTTGCCCGAGGCGGACCGGGCGGCCTACGCCCGCCTTCCCGCCGAGGCGTTGCGGCGCCTGGAACGCAAGTACGACGTGCCCATCGGCGACTGTTTCGGGCCGGGCCGTTTTCGGCTGCGGGCGCCTTTGGCGGCGCTGGTGGTCTTGCGTTGGCGGCCCGGACAGGGGAACATGACGGCGCGCCGCACCGGCCTGGCCGAAAGCCCCGAACTGCTCCCGGCCTTCATGAAGGACGTGAGCGTGCTTTTTGCCCGGGGGCCGCGCCGGGCCAGGCCCGAGGACTACCTGACCCTCCTGGCGGACTGCCCGGTGCTGCTGCTGGAAGGGGGGACGGATTTCGACCGGGCCGCCGGGATGTGCCTGGAACTGCTCGCCGGGCCAGGGGCCTGA
- the phoU gene encoding phosphate signaling complex protein PhoU, giving the protein METRSHFHAELDALKATLVRLFTLVETSRQEAVTAYLRHDVEAARRIIDADKLINQQTCDIDETCLRLLALEQPVALDLRRIVGYARASINLERLADEAVCVAEGALGGPGLPGQCDKALEDLAAHAGRMYHLASRAFVDDSLEEALEVCRLDEQAREMAVSAMRCITEALTHDMAVPETAVRAILAARGFERMGGYAANIAEVVVFILKGATLSQQCQPR; this is encoded by the coding sequence ATGGAAACCAGATCCCACTTCCATGCGGAATTGGACGCCCTCAAGGCAACCCTCGTCAGGCTTTTCACGCTGGTCGAAACCTCGCGCCAGGAGGCCGTGACGGCCTATCTGCGCCATGACGTCGAGGCCGCCCGGCGGATCATCGATGCGGACAAACTGATCAACCAGCAGACCTGCGACATCGACGAGACCTGCCTGCGCCTGCTGGCCCTGGAACAGCCCGTGGCCCTCGACCTGCGGCGCATCGTCGGCTATGCCCGGGCCAGCATCAACCTGGAACGCCTGGCCGACGAGGCCGTGTGCGTGGCCGAGGGGGCGCTCGGCGGCCCGGGGCTTCCCGGCCAATGCGACAAGGCCCTGGAGGACCTGGCCGCCCATGCCGGGCGGATGTACCACCTGGCCAGCCGGGCTTTCGTCGACGACAGCCTGGAGGAGGCCCTGGAGGTTTGCCGGCTGGACGAGCAGGCCCGGGAGATGGCCGTTTCGGCCATGCGCTGCATCACCGAGGCGCTGACCCACGACATGGCCGTGCCGGAAACGGCGGTGCGGGCCATCCTCGCCGCCCGGGGCTTCGAGCGCATGGGCGGATACGCCGCCAACATCGCGGAAGTGGTGGTCTTCATCCTCAAGGGCGCCACCCTCAGCCAGCAATGCCAGCCGCGCTGA
- a CDS encoding glycosyltransferase — MKIDLHVHSKFSTRPSQWVLQKLNCPESFTEPLRIYEEARRKGMGLVTISDHNRIEGALSIAHLPGTFVSEEVTSYFPEDRCKVHVLVYDINEAIHRELQRLRENVYDLVDYLRRENLHHAVAHPLFGVNDRITVPNFEKLLLLFRNFEINGARDAWQNDCLREIIPGLGEETLWRLAEKYDIDPGYTQPWRKNLIGGSDDHSALTIAATYTHVDGATNLREFFDGLENGAARAMGMSSTPRTMARTLYSIAYQYYKHRFGIDRFLDKDVTLKVIDRFLEPGEQASVGLAFKLRTRLVRSLTRRRATASTPLKDLIRTETETLIRSDATLMEFAQAGVLNGENLENGWFSFVNRATNRVASHFARTLLDHVSGANVFDIFGTLGSAGALYTMLAPYFLAYSIFTKDRQFSLEVRKAVTGRNGKESDIRVAHFTDTFHEINGVSGTLRQQAELAIRTGKSLSIVTCDHGQRVFEPGVQNFKPIGVYHLDEYPDQKLFYPPLLEMLHHVYAGGFTRIHSATPGPIGLAALCIAKTLRLPIYGTYHTALPQYAQILTGDEAMEDLTWKFIIWYYNQMDLVYIPSRETGRELEEKGLDPAKLRLFPRGVDVSRFDPAKRSAELARRFAMGDGPRLLYAGRVSREKDLHLLAMAFRELVASRPEATLTVVGDGPYLEELRELLAGTPTTFTGYREGEELSALFATSDLFVFPSATDTFGNVVLEAQASGLPIIVTDQGGPMENILPGETGLVVPAGDAAALLGAIETLLDNPDRMRAMGRAGRAYAEARTIEQAFEDYWAMYADTPTATPEAASVTASDRAEEKAKPQRLVHAA; from the coding sequence ATGAAGATCGACCTGCACGTGCATTCCAAGTTTTCCACCCGGCCCTCCCAATGGGTGCTCCAGAAGCTCAACTGTCCCGAGAGCTTCACCGAACCCCTGCGCATCTACGAGGAGGCCCGGCGCAAGGGCATGGGGCTCGTGACCATAAGCGACCACAACCGCATCGAGGGCGCCCTGTCCATCGCCCACCTGCCCGGCACCTTCGTCAGCGAGGAAGTGACCTCGTACTTCCCCGAGGACCGCTGCAAGGTCCACGTGCTGGTCTACGACATAAACGAGGCCATCCACCGCGAACTCCAGCGGCTGCGCGAAAACGTCTACGACCTGGTCGACTACCTGCGCCGGGAAAACCTCCACCACGCCGTGGCCCATCCGCTGTTCGGGGTCAACGACCGCATCACCGTGCCCAATTTCGAGAAGCTCTTGCTGCTGTTTCGCAACTTCGAGATCAACGGCGCCCGCGACGCCTGGCAAAACGACTGCCTGCGCGAGATCATCCCCGGCCTTGGCGAGGAAACCCTCTGGCGGCTGGCCGAGAAATACGACATCGACCCCGGCTACACCCAGCCCTGGCGCAAGAACCTCATCGGCGGCTCCGACGACCACAGCGCCCTGACCATCGCCGCCACCTACACCCACGTGGACGGCGCGACCAATCTGCGGGAATTTTTCGACGGCCTGGAAAACGGCGCCGCCCGGGCCATGGGGATGTCCTCCACCCCCCGCACCATGGCCCGCACCCTCTACAGCATCGCCTACCAGTACTACAAACACCGCTTCGGCATCGACCGCTTCCTGGACAAGGACGTCACCCTCAAGGTCATCGACCGCTTCCTGGAACCCGGCGAGCAGGCCAGCGTCGGCCTGGCCTTCAAGCTGCGCACCCGCCTCGTGCGCAGCCTCACCCGCCGCCGTGCCACGGCCAGCACGCCGCTGAAGGACCTCATCCGCACCGAAACCGAAACGCTCATCCGCTCCGACGCCACGCTCATGGAATTCGCCCAGGCCGGTGTATTAAACGGCGAAAACCTGGAAAACGGCTGGTTCTCCTTCGTCAACCGGGCCACCAACCGCGTGGCTTCCCATTTCGCCCGCACGCTCCTCGACCACGTCAGCGGCGCCAACGTCTTCGACATCTTCGGCACCCTGGGCTCGGCCGGGGCGCTCTACACCATGCTCGCCCCCTATTTCCTGGCCTATTCCATCTTCACCAAGGACCGCCAGTTCAGCCTCGAGGTCCGCAAGGCCGTCACCGGCCGAAACGGCAAGGAAAGCGACATCCGGGTGGCCCACTTCACCGACACCTTCCACGAGATCAACGGCGTCTCCGGCACCCTGCGCCAGCAGGCCGAACTGGCCATCCGCACCGGCAAGTCCTTAAGCATCGTCACCTGCGACCACGGCCAGCGCGTTTTCGAGCCGGGCGTGCAGAACTTCAAGCCCATCGGCGTCTACCACCTCGACGAATATCCGGATCAGAAGCTCTTCTACCCGCCGCTCCTCGAAATGCTCCACCACGTCTACGCCGGCGGCTTCACCCGCATCCACTCGGCCACGCCCGGCCCCATCGGCCTGGCGGCGCTGTGCATCGCCAAGACCCTGCGCCTGCCCATCTACGGCACCTACCACACCGCCCTGCCCCAGTACGCCCAGATCCTCACCGGCGACGAGGCCATGGAAGACCTGACCTGGAAATTCATCATCTGGTACTACAACCAGATGGACCTGGTATATATCCCGTCCAGGGAAACCGGCCGGGAACTGGAGGAAAAAGGCCTCGACCCGGCCAAGCTGCGGCTGTTCCCGCGCGGCGTGGACGTCTCCCGGTTCGATCCCGCCAAGCGAAGCGCCGAGCTGGCCCGGCGCTTCGCCATGGGCGACGGCCCGCGGCTGCTCTACGCCGGCCGGGTGTCCCGGGAAAAGGACCTGCACCTGCTGGCCATGGCCTTTCGCGAACTCGTCGCCAGCCGGCCCGAAGCCACCCTCACCGTCGTCGGCGACGGCCCCTACCTCGAGGAGTTGCGCGAACTGCTGGCCGGCACGCCGACCACCTTCACCGGCTACCGCGAAGGCGAGGAGCTTTCGGCCCTTTTCGCCACCAGCGACCTGTTCGTCTTCCCCAGCGCCACCGACACCTTCGGCAACGTGGTCCTCGAAGCGCAAGCCTCGGGACTGCCCATCATCGTCACCGACCAGGGCGGCCCCATGGAGAACATCCTGCCCGGCGAAACCGGCCTGGTCGTGCCGGCCGGCGACGCCGCGGCCCTGCTTGGCGCCATCGAAACCCTTCTCGACAACCCCGACCGCATGCGGGCCATGGGCCGGGCCGGACGCGCCTACGCCGAAGCGCGCACCATCGAGCAGGCCTTCGAA